One region of Triticum aestivum cultivar Chinese Spring chromosome 6B, IWGSC CS RefSeq v2.1, whole genome shotgun sequence genomic DNA includes:
- the LOC123133885 gene encoding myosin-2, which yields MSVVSTSDLSSLEAMLNSLMGRSGGGEVTQMDDNDEDGEEEEALESPPPPPPLPVRPTLRGRLPSLPRVPGAAAARPWTPPSPPSPHKGGEEDAAEEVSASVAELERKAAEAEARLRQKEEENAALRRRIESYHIRWLEYEIRIKSLEEDFHEQLASLQMARDAARMAQELPYVDLHEFAERRMIKLPGEEAPPRLRQAGSRRSADGGRRISAVGRLGAEFQRGSQALEEGVAALTVEQKTWQPGFPSADSLGDLRKLKAQFRAWKKDYKARLRKAKAEIDRDRRRHNSCWI from the exons ATGTCGGTGGTGTCGACGTCGGATCTCAGCTCGCTGGAGGCGATGCTGAACTCGCTGATGGGAAGGTCCGGAGGAGGAGAGGTAACGCAAAtggacgacaacgacgaagatggtgaggaggaggaagccctcgagtcgccaccgccaccgccgccgttgcccGTGCGGCCGACCCTGAGAGGCCGTCTCCCGTCGCTGCCGAGGGTCCCTGGGGCCGCCGCCGCGCGGCCGTGGACCCCGCCGTCGCCACCGTCACCTCACAAG GGGGGCGAGGAAGACGCGGCGGAGGAGGTTTCAGCCTCGGTGGCGGAGCTGGAGAGgaaggcggcggaggcggaggcgcggctGCGGCAGAAAGAGGAGGAGAACGCGGCGCTGAGGCGGCGGATCGAGAGCTACCACATCAGGTGGCTGGAGTACGAGATCAGGATCAAGTCCCTCGAGGAGGATTTCCACGAGCAGCTGGCGTCTCTGCAGATGGCTCGGGACGCTGCGCGGATGGCCCAAGAGTTACCCTACGTCGACCTCCATGAATTCGCCGAGCGTCGCATGATAAAGCTGCCGGGTGAGGAGGCACCGCCGAGGCTGCGGCAGGCGGGCAGCCGCCGTAGTGCGGACGGCGGCAGACGAATTAGTGCTGTGGGCCGGCTCGGAGCGGAGTTCCAGCGGGGGAGCCAGGCGCTCGAGGAGGGCGTGGCGGCGCTGACCGTCGAGCAGAAGACGTGGCAGCCCGGCTTCCCGAGCGCGGACTCCCTCGGTGACCTGCGGAAACTCAAGGCGCAGTTCCGCGCGTGGAAGAAGGATTACAAGGCCCGGCTGCGCAAGGCCAAGGCGGAGATCGACAGGGACAGAAGGCGTCACAACAGCTGCTGGATTTGA